From the genome of Latilactobacillus curvatus JCM 1096 = DSM 20019:
GAGTCAAGCGCAACAACAAATGTATCAATTGTTACAACAAAATCACGGAACAACGCCAGTTATCTTGTACAATGCGGCCGATAAACAGTCAATTCTATTGAACGAGCGCTATTGGGTTGTGAACAACGAAAAACTAACGACCGCGCTTACAAACCTTTTAGGGACGGGAAATGTGATTTTAAAAGGGTTTGACCAATAAAGAAATTGGTCTATCTTTGCGAAAATCTTCGCAAAAGACAAGACTTATTTTCTGAAAAGTGATAATATATTAGTGACTTTAAAAGACCAATTGGTTTTTTAAGTAAAATATTTGCCTGGGGTGAAAAGATGAAACGCATAGGTATTTTGACAAGTGGTGGGGATGCACCTGGTATGAACGCTGCCATCCGTGCCGTTGCAAGAAAAGCAATGCATGAAGGCCTTGAAGTCTATGGTATCAATTATGGTTACGCTGGTTTAGTTGCCGGAGATATCTTCAAGATGGACCCAATTACGGTTGGTGACAAGATTCAACGTGGTGGGACATTCTTGTACTCAGCACGTTATCCAGAATTTGCACAAGTCGAAGGACAATTGAAAGGTATTGAACAACTCAAGAAGTTTGGTATCGAAGCTTTAGTTGTCATCGGTGGTGATGGTTCTTATCACGGTGCACTTCGTTTAACTGAACATGGTTATAACGCAATTGGTCTTCCAGGAACAATTGATAATGATATTCCATTTACAGATCAAACAATTGGTTTCGATACAGCTGTGAACACAGTGCTCGAATCAATTGACCGGATCCGTGATACAGCTGCTAGTCACGAAAGAACTTTCGTTGTGGAAGTAATGGGTCGTGGCGCTGGTGATATCGCGCTTTGGGCTGGTGTTGCCGGTGGCGCACAAGACATTATTATCCCTGAACATGATTTCGACGTTAAGGCCGTTGCTGATAAGCTACGTACTTCACGTGAACATGGTCAAAAACACGCTGTCATTGTATTGGCTGAAGGTGTGATGCACGCTGATGAATTCTCAGAAAAACTTTCTGAATACGGCGATTTCCACTTACGTTCAACTGTTTTAGGACACGTTGTTCGTGGTGGGGCACCAACAGCTAGTGACCGTGTGTTAGCAAGTCGTTTGGGCTCAAAAGCAGTTGAATTATTGCTTGAAGGCAAAGGTGGCGTTGCACTTGGGATTGAAAAGAACGAAATTATCGCACATGATATGTTAGACTTGTTCAATCACAAGCATCACGCAATGTTAGATCTTTATGATTTAAACGAAGATTTAGCTTACTAGATTCATCGTTCCATATATAAAATTGTTAAAACGACTGAAAAGTCTTTTAAAAAATAGACATAAAAGGAGAGATTCCACTTATGAAGAAAACCAAAATCGTAAGTACACTTGGACCCGCAAGTAACAATGTTGAAACTATCACAAAATTAATCGAAGCAGGTGCTAATGTATTCCGCTTTAACTTCTCTCATGGTGATCATGAAGAACATTTAAGCCGGATGAACATGGTTCACGAAGCTGAAAAATTAACTGGTAAAACAGTTGGTATCATGTTAGATACAAAGGGTGCTGAAATCCGGACAACTGTTCAACAAGGTAAGAAATTTGAATTACACACTGGTGAAGTGGTACGTATTTCAATGGACGATACACTTGAAGGAACACCTGAAAAAATCGCTGTTACTTACCCAGGTCTATACGACGACACACATGTCGGCGGACACGTTTTAATCGATGATGGTTTAGTGGATCTTAAAATTATTGAAAAAGACGAAGCAAACAAAGAACTTGTTACTGAAGTTCAAAACGACGGTATGGTCGGCTCACGTAAAGGTGTTAACGCACCTGGTGTTTCAATCAACTTACCTGGTATCACAGAAAAAGATGCTAGCGACATTCGTTTTGGTTTAGATCATGAAATCAACTTTATCGCTGCAAGTTTTGTTCGTAAACCTCAAGATGTTTTAGATATCCGTGAATTATTAGAAGAAAAACACATGGAACATGTTCAAATCTTCCCTAAGATTGAATCACAAGAAGGTATCGACAACATTGACGATATCATGAAAGTTTCAGATGGTTTAATGATTGCTCGTGGTGACATGGGTGTTGAAATTCCATTTGAAAATGTTCCTTTTGTACAAAAGAACTTGATCAAGAAATGTAACGCTATTGGCAAACCAGTTATCACAGCTACACAAATGTTGGACTCAATGCAAGAAAACCCACGTCCTACACGTGCTGAAGTTAACGACGTTGCTAACGCTGTTATTGATGGTACTGACGCAACAATGCTTTCAGGTGAAAGTGCTAACGGTGACTACCCAGTAGAAGCTGTTGCAACAATGGCTCGCATTGATGAAAGAACAGAAAAATCATTAACAGACCGCGATGCATACGCATTGAAAGCATACAGCAA
Proteins encoded in this window:
- the pfkA gene encoding 6-phosphofructokinase — its product is MKRIGILTSGGDAPGMNAAIRAVARKAMHEGLEVYGINYGYAGLVAGDIFKMDPITVGDKIQRGGTFLYSARYPEFAQVEGQLKGIEQLKKFGIEALVVIGGDGSYHGALRLTEHGYNAIGLPGTIDNDIPFTDQTIGFDTAVNTVLESIDRIRDTAASHERTFVVEVMGRGAGDIALWAGVAGGAQDIIIPEHDFDVKAVADKLRTSREHGQKHAVIVLAEGVMHADEFSEKLSEYGDFHLRSTVLGHVVRGGAPTASDRVLASRLGSKAVELLLEGKGGVALGIEKNEIIAHDMLDLFNHKHHAMLDLYDLNEDLAY
- the pyk gene encoding pyruvate kinase, which gives rise to MKKTKIVSTLGPASNNVETITKLIEAGANVFRFNFSHGDHEEHLSRMNMVHEAEKLTGKTVGIMLDTKGAEIRTTVQQGKKFELHTGEVVRISMDDTLEGTPEKIAVTYPGLYDDTHVGGHVLIDDGLVDLKIIEKDEANKELVTEVQNDGMVGSRKGVNAPGVSINLPGITEKDASDIRFGLDHEINFIAASFVRKPQDVLDIRELLEEKHMEHVQIFPKIESQEGIDNIDDIMKVSDGLMIARGDMGVEIPFENVPFVQKNLIKKCNAIGKPVITATQMLDSMQENPRPTRAEVNDVANAVIDGTDATMLSGESANGDYPVEAVATMARIDERTEKSLTDRDAYALKAYSKTNLTESIGQAVAHTARNLGIKTIVAATESGSTARMISKYRPQADILAVTFDERTRRGLTVNYGVYPVIAKKPANTDDMFNLATQTAQEHGFAKEGDLILITAGVPVGERGTTNVMKIQLIGSKLTQGQGVGDETIVGKAVVASNAKEAAEKAIDGGILVVKSTDKDYLPAIEKSSAIVVENGGLTSHAAVVGIAMGIPVVVGAKDATEAIKDGEVVTVDSRRGIVYRGATNAL